The Parashewanella tropica genome window below encodes:
- a CDS encoding chemotaxis protein CheW, giving the protein MTEHSDIAVSDFFSRLLTEPKSSAPNQASKLQIKDSEPELDVEKVQLQHLLSKISPDEIEVESNIKVEKPEIPTASTQEISGSQQIAKETDISADKENESPLLQQRLDDEFQALFFKVAGLTLAVPLVDLGGIIHEVKVNHLPGQPAWIKGVMTNRKQKINVVDTAAWVMPEKYDENLQKQVEYQYVVLLQNSKWGLACEQLLDAESINKAQINWRKNTAKRPWLAGLVKKQMCGILDVGALVEQLDSKNA; this is encoded by the coding sequence ATGACCGAACATTCAGATATTGCAGTATCAGATTTTTTCTCTCGGCTGCTAACAGAGCCCAAATCATCTGCGCCTAATCAAGCATCCAAACTACAGATTAAAGATTCAGAACCTGAGTTAGACGTTGAAAAAGTTCAGCTGCAGCACTTGCTTTCGAAAATATCGCCTGATGAAATCGAGGTTGAATCAAACATAAAGGTTGAAAAGCCTGAAATACCGACAGCATCGACTCAAGAGATTTCAGGTAGTCAGCAAATAGCAAAAGAAACTGACATTTCAGCCGATAAAGAAAATGAAAGCCCATTATTGCAACAAAGATTGGATGATGAGTTCCAAGCGTTATTTTTTAAAGTAGCGGGGTTAACTCTAGCTGTACCTTTGGTGGATCTAGGTGGAATTATCCATGAGGTCAAAGTTAATCATTTACCGGGGCAACCTGCTTGGATAAAAGGAGTGATGACCAATCGCAAGCAGAAAATCAATGTGGTTGATACTGCGGCTTGGGTCATGCCTGAAAAATACGATGAGAACTTGCAAAAGCAAGTGGAATATCAATACGTCGTGTTATTACAAAACAGCAAATGGGGCTTAGCCTGCGAGCAGCTTTTAGATGCCGAGTCTATCAATAAAGCACAAATTAATTGGCGCAAAAACACCGCTAAGCGCCCGTGGTTAGCTGGCTTGGTAAAAAAACAAATGTGCGGAATTTTAGATGTCGGTGCTTTGGTTGAGCAGCTTGACTCTAAAAATGCATAA
- a CDS encoding ParA family protein yields MKVWTVANQKGGVGKTTTVISLAGALVKQGKRVLVIDTDPHASLGYYLGIDSEQVPASLYHLFIDHKSLTESKIQAHIIPTSVEHLDLLPASMALATIDRQLGHEDGMGLVLRNIIDAISSHYDYAIIDCPPVLGVLMVNALAACERVLIPVQTEFLALKGLNRMIKTLELMGRTQQQQHNFTVIPTMFDKRTKASPLALRELQQSYPEHLWSGLIPIDTKFRDASLAHTPVSHCAPNSRGTAAYRKLLQFIDKELSVS; encoded by the coding sequence GTGAAAGTCTGGACTGTAGCGAATCAAAAAGGTGGAGTTGGAAAAACCACTACAGTAATAAGCCTAGCTGGTGCTTTGGTCAAACAGGGTAAGCGAGTATTAGTGATTGATACCGACCCTCATGCGTCTTTAGGCTATTATCTTGGCATCGATTCAGAGCAAGTCCCTGCTTCTTTATATCATTTGTTTATTGATCATAAGTCATTAACTGAGTCTAAAATTCAAGCTCATATCATTCCTACTTCGGTTGAGCATTTAGATTTACTACCAGCCTCAATGGCACTCGCGACAATAGATAGGCAATTAGGGCATGAAGACGGAATGGGGTTGGTTCTTCGAAATATTATTGATGCCATCTCAAGCCACTATGATTATGCGATCATTGATTGTCCTCCTGTATTAGGGGTCTTAATGGTCAATGCGTTAGCCGCATGTGAGCGGGTGTTAATCCCCGTCCAAACTGAGTTTCTGGCACTAAAAGGGTTAAATCGCATGATCAAAACCCTTGAGCTTATGGGGCGTACTCAGCAGCAACAACATAACTTTACCGTTATTCCTACTATGTTCGATAAACGTACTAAAGCTTCACCTTTGGCGCTCAGAGAATTACAACAAAGCTATCCAGAACACTTATGGAGTGGGCTTATTCCTATTGATACAAAATTTAGAGATGCCAGTTTAGCGCATACTCCCGTTTCTCATTGCGCTCCTAATAGCCGAGGAACAGCGGCGTACAGAAAATTACTGCAATTTATCGACAAAGAGCTGAGCGTTTCATGA
- a CDS encoding DUF2802 domain-containing protein — protein sequence MENELLIAALFYGTACLALVLYLLKQLGKQRKKLDALATLVKDSQKQRDTLKKELDELRKGTIGVGRRVIDLEKKLKQNEARIDEAAQEEPQSRLYTRAMKMVALGADVQEIVQECELPRAEAELLIRLHGKSA from the coding sequence ATGGAAAACGAATTACTGATAGCGGCACTGTTTTACGGTACGGCTTGTTTGGCTTTAGTTCTGTACTTATTAAAACAGTTGGGCAAGCAGCGCAAGAAACTCGATGCCTTAGCCACCTTAGTAAAAGACAGTCAAAAACAGCGTGATACCTTAAAAAAGGAACTGGACGAACTCAGAAAAGGCACTATTGGTGTTGGTAGACGCGTTATCGATTTAGAAAAGAAATTAAAGCAAAATGAAGCCAGAATCGATGAAGCTGCTCAAGAAGAGCCGCAATCACGCTTATATACTCGAGCGATGAAAATGGTGGCCTTAGGCGCCGATGTTCAAGAAATTGTTCAAGAATGTGAACTGCCAAGAGCTGAGGCTGAGCTGCTCATTCGTCTCCATGGTAAGTCTGCATAA
- a CDS encoding protein-glutamate methylesterase/protein-glutamine glutaminase — protein MAIKVLVVDDSSFFRRRVSEILSQDPNLEVVADARNGADALKKAEEFKPNVITMDIEMPIMDGITAVKEIMASNPTPVLMFSSLTHDGAQATLDALDAGALDFLPKKFEDIATNRDQAIRLLQQKVKALGQRRLFRRIPRTSATPIEAKRPQREARLASKRPNVAETPSVAKTAFKASGKQYKALVIGTSTGGPVALQRILTQLPANYPHPILLIQHMPAAFTPAFASRLNGLCKIQVKEAENGDVMKPGCAYLAPGGLQMLIEKSGSYGRIKVVEGKAEMNYKPSVDITFASASKVFADKALAIVLTGMGADGREGARLLKAAGSTIWAQDEASSVVYGMPQAVTQAGLSSKSFSLENIASAIIKETMER, from the coding sequence ATGGCTATAAAAGTTCTAGTCGTCGATGACTCAAGTTTTTTTAGACGACGAGTGAGTGAAATCTTATCTCAAGATCCTAATCTTGAGGTGGTCGCAGATGCGCGAAATGGAGCTGATGCCCTAAAGAAAGCCGAAGAATTTAAGCCAAATGTGATCACCATGGATATCGAAATGCCGATCATGGATGGGATCACTGCGGTAAAAGAGATCATGGCGAGTAATCCAACGCCAGTTCTCATGTTTTCGTCATTAACCCATGATGGTGCTCAAGCAACATTAGATGCTCTAGATGCAGGCGCGTTAGATTTCTTACCTAAAAAGTTTGAAGATATTGCCACCAATCGTGATCAAGCGATTCGATTATTACAGCAAAAAGTAAAGGCATTAGGCCAACGTAGACTATTTAGACGTATCCCAAGAACCAGTGCGACTCCTATTGAAGCTAAAAGGCCACAAAGAGAAGCTCGGTTAGCGTCTAAGCGTCCAAATGTTGCTGAAACACCAAGTGTGGCAAAAACAGCATTTAAGGCGAGTGGCAAACAATACAAAGCGTTAGTTATAGGTACATCTACAGGTGGGCCTGTGGCACTTCAGCGCATTTTGACTCAGTTGCCAGCAAATTATCCTCACCCAATATTACTGATCCAGCATATGCCTGCCGCTTTTACACCAGCGTTTGCTTCAAGGTTAAATGGATTATGCAAAATCCAAGTTAAAGAGGCTGAAAATGGCGATGTAATGAAACCGGGTTGTGCTTACCTTGCACCTGGTGGGTTACAAATGTTGATTGAAAAGTCAGGTAGCTATGGACGAATCAAAGTGGTTGAGGGCAAGGCTGAGATGAATTACAAGCCAAGTGTCGATATCACTTTTGCATCAGCTTCTAAAGTATTTGCTGATAAAGCGCTTGCGATTGTACTAACAGGAATGGGCGCAGATGGTCGCGAAGGTGCAAGGCTGCTGAAAGCCGCTGGTTCAACCATTTGGGCGCAAGATGAGGCAAGCTCAGTCGTCTATGGTATGCCTCAAGCAGTGACACAAGCAGGACTATCAAGTAAATCCTTTTCTCTAGAAAACATAGCTAGCGCTATCATCAAAGAGACAATGGAGCGCTAA
- the flhF gene encoding flagellar biosynthesis protein FlhF, translating into MKIKRFFAKDMRSVLAQVKDALGADAVIMSNKKVDNGIEVVAAVDYDEPKPKIPQPAETVTKAKSQSGFRSLSGDKVSLGQKRKPSASASQQASSPADSLQALLERQHSKLQQHKQQKQEEMELPAWARGMEEAKQQQPQAATFTPSPEKNKAAPTTNNEMQQMRDELASLRNLLTHQVSSLLNEQKQRVDPVGSMLESKLIEAEFSMPLAKQLAELASHYSPAELVSALPRSLANLLDNQGDDIVNRGGVVALVGPTGVGKTTSLAKIAARFAAKHGSDQVALVTMDHYRIGAYEQLATYGKIMGCPVKLAHDLNELEQILYQFRNRKLVLIDTAGMGQRDLRLYQQLDNLAENKRIPIRNYLVLSATSQRRVLQEAVEHFQRVPLAGAILTKLDESVSLAAALSVVIENQLSLGYVTDGQRVPEDMHVADSYKLAEQALSVLDESKPDFVHNTNSDWEVRNNELY; encoded by the coding sequence GTGAAGATTAAACGATTTTTTGCTAAAGATATGCGCAGTGTACTAGCCCAAGTTAAAGATGCATTAGGGGCGGATGCTGTAATAATGTCGAACAAAAAAGTGGATAATGGAATCGAAGTGGTTGCGGCTGTGGACTATGACGAGCCTAAGCCTAAAATCCCTCAACCTGCAGAAACTGTGACTAAAGCAAAATCACAATCAGGATTCAGAAGTTTGTCGGGTGACAAAGTTTCACTTGGCCAAAAGCGTAAGCCTTCAGCATCGGCGTCTCAACAAGCATCGTCGCCAGCGGATTCACTGCAAGCATTGCTTGAGCGCCAACACTCTAAACTGCAACAACATAAGCAACAAAAACAAGAAGAAATGGAGTTGCCTGCTTGGGCAAGAGGTATGGAAGAGGCTAAGCAGCAACAACCTCAAGCTGCGACCTTCACTCCAAGCCCAGAAAAAAACAAAGCAGCTCCAACTACCAATAATGAAATGCAGCAGATGCGTGATGAGCTTGCATCGTTACGTAACTTATTGACTCATCAAGTTTCAAGCTTGCTAAATGAGCAAAAACAACGTGTTGACCCAGTTGGCTCTATGCTAGAAAGCAAGTTAATCGAAGCTGAATTTTCTATGCCGCTTGCCAAGCAACTTGCTGAATTGGCTTCTCACTACTCGCCAGCGGAGTTGGTGAGCGCATTACCAAGAAGCTTAGCTAATTTACTCGACAACCAAGGTGACGATATTGTTAATCGTGGTGGGGTTGTTGCACTAGTAGGACCAACAGGTGTTGGTAAAACAACCAGTCTAGCTAAAATTGCAGCTCGATTTGCTGCTAAACATGGCAGTGATCAAGTAGCCTTGGTTACAATGGATCATTATCGCATTGGAGCCTATGAGCAGCTGGCAACTTATGGCAAAATTATGGGGTGTCCAGTAAAGCTTGCTCATGACCTAAATGAGTTAGAACAAATACTGTATCAATTTAGAAATCGTAAACTAGTATTGATAGATACAGCCGGTATGGGGCAAAGAGATTTGCGTCTATATCAACAATTGGACAACTTAGCTGAAAATAAACGCATACCAATTCGAAATTATCTGGTATTGTCTGCAACATCTCAACGTCGAGTGTTGCAAGAAGCTGTAGAACATTTTCAGCGTGTACCATTGGCGGGTGCGATATTAACCAAATTAGATGAGTCTGTTTCATTAGCTGCGGCATTAAGTGTGGTGATTGAAAACCAACTTTCCTTAGGATATGTAACAGACGGACAACGGGTTCCTGAAGACATGCATGTGGCAGATTCTTACAAATTAGCCGAACAAGCATTGTCAGTATTAGATGAATCAAAACCCGATTTCGTACATAATACGAATTCTGATTGGGAAGTTCGCAATAACGAACTTTACTAA
- a CDS encoding protein phosphatase CheZ, with translation MLEQTSGLITLEKAQLLVELLTAGEQQQADEIVKELAVPIQNELYDEIGKLTRELHSALIDFQVDSRLTELTNNEIPDAKERLNYVIDMTEQAANKTMDAVEESLPLADALITNINNVQPAWDKLMRRDIDLETFKKLCFDIQEMMQRSAHDSTRLRDLLNQILMAQDFQDITGQMIRRVIELVHEVESSLVSMLTLFGEHTSTHPEEKNKNKIEAEGPILNADIRDDVVSGQDEVDDLLSSLGF, from the coding sequence ATGCTAGAACAAACTTCAGGGCTGATCACTCTTGAAAAAGCTCAACTGCTTGTTGAGCTTCTAACGGCTGGTGAACAGCAGCAGGCTGATGAAATCGTAAAAGAGCTAGCTGTGCCTATTCAAAACGAGCTTTATGATGAAATTGGCAAGTTAACTCGTGAACTTCACAGTGCTTTAATCGACTTTCAGGTAGACAGTCGCCTAACTGAATTGACGAACAATGAAATTCCCGATGCTAAAGAGCGCTTGAACTACGTTATTGATATGACAGAACAAGCGGCCAATAAAACCATGGATGCGGTTGAAGAATCACTTCCTTTGGCTGATGCCTTAATCACAAACATCAACAATGTCCAACCCGCTTGGGATAAGCTCATGCGTCGAGATATTGACCTTGAAACCTTCAAAAAGCTCTGTTTTGACATTCAAGAAATGATGCAAAGAAGTGCTCACGACTCTACCCGATTACGTGATTTACTTAACCAAATTCTCATGGCTCAAGACTTCCAAGACATAACCGGTCAAATGATCAGACGAGTGATTGAGCTTGTTCACGAAGTTGAAAGCAGCTTGGTATCAATGCTGACTCTCTTTGGCGAACATACGTCAACTCATCCGGAAGAGAAAAATAAAAATAAAATTGAAGCTGAAGGTCCAATTTTAAATGCCGATATAAGAGATGATGTGGTATCTGGACAAGATGAAGTTGATGATTTGTTATCGAGTCTAGGTTTTTAA
- a CDS encoding chemotaxis protein CheA: protein MDFSVDEEILQDFLIEAGEILELLQEQLVDLENNPEDTELLNAIFRGFHTVKGGAGFLGLSPMVDVCHESENTFDLLRTGKRSVTAELMDVILQAVDAINVMFSQTQNGEEQQEASPELLSLLKLLSSGEPLPSESGSAPASPETVAEIPEPEPELVPEPEITQPSDNEGIDDITETEFEALLDALHGQGKAPTASVEVEATESQAGDDISEDEFEALLDELHGKGSFNSSVAEAIEPVTPEAVTEQSSDEITEDEFEALLDELHGKGSSPTAIQTSASKSSDIQESDEPVKAAPTPEGKVEKPKAVAKKPAAKKEALPARAAATKGETTVRVDTSRLDQIMNMVGELVLVRNRLISLGGNREDEAMSKALANLDLVTADLQGAVMKTRMQPIKKVFGRFPRVVRDLARSLDKDINLVMVGEETDLDKNLVEALADPLVHLVRNSVDHGIEMPDEREANNKPRTGTITLSASQEGDHILLKIEDDGAGMDPEKLKKIAISRGVLDEDAAARMSDEDAHNLIFAPGFSTKSEISDISGRGVGMDVVKTRIAQLNGTVHIHSQRGLGTTLEIKVPLTLAIMPTLMVEVAKQTFALPLSNVSEIFHLDLTKTNVVDGQLTVIVREKAIPLFYLENWLHSNNHFHHGEKGYGHVVIVHIGTMMVGFVVDALIGQEEVVIKPLGKLLHGTPGMAGATITSDGGIALILDVPGLLKFYATRK from the coding sequence ATGGACTTTTCGGTTGATGAAGAGATCCTTCAGGATTTTTTAATTGAAGCTGGCGAAATTCTTGAGCTACTGCAAGAGCAGTTAGTTGATCTTGAAAATAACCCAGAAGATACCGAACTATTGAATGCAATATTTCGTGGCTTCCATACTGTAAAAGGTGGTGCAGGGTTTTTAGGCTTGTCCCCTATGGTTGATGTGTGCCACGAATCTGAAAATACCTTTGATTTACTCAGAACAGGTAAGCGCTCTGTAACGGCTGAGTTAATGGATGTCATTTTACAGGCGGTTGATGCTATTAACGTCATGTTCAGCCAAACGCAAAATGGCGAAGAGCAGCAAGAAGCCTCTCCAGAACTATTGTCACTGTTGAAGCTATTAAGTTCAGGTGAGCCTTTACCAAGTGAGTCAGGCAGTGCACCAGCATCACCAGAAACCGTGGCTGAAATACCTGAGCCAGAACCCGAACTCGTTCCTGAGCCTGAAATTACCCAACCTTCTGATAATGAAGGTATTGATGATATCACTGAGACTGAATTTGAAGCGTTATTAGATGCACTTCATGGGCAAGGTAAAGCACCCACTGCATCCGTAGAAGTTGAGGCGACAGAATCACAAGCTGGTGATGATATTTCAGAAGACGAATTCGAAGCTTTATTAGATGAACTTCATGGAAAAGGTAGCTTTAACTCTAGTGTTGCTGAAGCTATCGAGCCGGTTACTCCTGAAGCGGTGACAGAACAAAGCTCAGATGAAATCACTGAAGATGAATTTGAAGCTTTACTTGATGAGTTACATGGCAAGGGAAGCAGCCCGACGGCAATTCAAACATCGGCATCTAAGAGTTCTGACATTCAAGAAAGCGATGAACCTGTTAAAGCAGCTCCTACTCCTGAAGGAAAAGTTGAAAAACCAAAAGCGGTAGCCAAAAAGCCCGCTGCGAAGAAAGAAGCCCTGCCAGCACGCGCTGCGGCCACAAAAGGCGAAACAACTGTTCGAGTTGATACTTCTCGCTTAGATCAAATTATGAACATGGTCGGTGAACTGGTATTGGTACGTAATCGACTTATCAGTCTAGGCGGAAACCGTGAAGATGAGGCGATGTCAAAGGCGCTGGCAAACCTCGATTTAGTGACAGCCGATCTTCAAGGTGCAGTCATGAAAACCCGCATGCAACCGATTAAAAAGGTGTTTGGACGTTTTCCGCGAGTCGTTAGAGATTTAGCCCGTTCATTAGATAAAGACATTAATCTCGTCATGGTTGGTGAAGAAACTGATCTTGATAAGAATTTGGTTGAAGCGTTAGCTGATCCTTTAGTTCACTTAGTTCGAAACTCTGTGGATCATGGTATTGAAATGCCAGATGAGCGTGAAGCGAACAACAAACCAAGAACAGGAACCATTACCCTGTCTGCAAGCCAAGAGGGCGATCATATTCTTCTGAAAATTGAAGATGATGGTGCAGGGATGGATCCTGAAAAACTCAAAAAAATTGCAATCAGTCGTGGTGTACTCGACGAAGATGCCGCGGCAAGAATGTCTGATGAAGATGCCCATAACTTGATTTTTGCACCGGGCTTTTCGACAAAATCTGAAATTTCTGATATCTCAGGTCGTGGTGTTGGCATGGATGTGGTGAAAACCCGTATTGCTCAGCTCAATGGCACAGTACATATTCATTCACAACGAGGTCTAGGTACGACATTAGAAATTAAAGTGCCACTAACGTTAGCCATCATGCCAACCTTAATGGTCGAAGTCGCAAAGCAAACCTTTGCATTACCACTTTCTAATGTGAGTGAAATCTTCCACCTAGATTTAACCAAAACCAATGTGGTTGATGGTCAACTGACGGTGATTGTCCGTGAAAAAGCCATTCCACTTTTTTATTTAGAAAATTGGTTACACAGCAATAATCATTTCCATCACGGGGAAAAAGGGTATGGTCATGTTGTGATTGTCCATATTGGCACTATGATGGTTGGTTTTGTTGTTGATGCACTCATTGGTCAAGAAGAAGTAGTGATAAAGCCTCTAGGGAAACTGCTACATGGTACTCCTGGGATGGCTGGAGCAACCATTACATCCGATGGTGGCATCGCGTTGATTCTCGATGTTCCAGGGCTACTAAAGTTTTACGCTACAAGAAAGTAA
- a CDS encoding RNA polymerase sigma factor FliA, producing the protein MNKAAAYTSFDDRTHVVEQYAPLVKKIAHHLLARLPASVQLDDLLQAGLMGLLEASGKFDSSKGAKFETFAGIRIRGAMLDEIRRGDWVPRSVHRNQRMVDKVIEKLEQELGREASDIEIAAELNLPIEEYHHILNDVATGKIVGFEDLGVSHDVIREDQAPEDHAFDTLSEHNFQKALVQGIKQLPERDALVLSLYYDEALNLKEIGLILEVSESRVSQILSQAMLRLKGKLRDWTEQ; encoded by the coding sequence GTGAATAAGGCCGCTGCGTATACTAGTTTTGACGATAGAACACATGTAGTCGAACAGTATGCTCCGCTGGTGAAAAAAATCGCTCACCACCTACTTGCGCGACTTCCAGCATCTGTTCAACTCGATGACCTATTACAAGCAGGATTAATGGGGCTTTTAGAGGCCTCAGGGAAATTCGATAGCAGTAAAGGTGCAAAATTTGAAACGTTTGCAGGTATTCGAATTCGTGGTGCGATGCTTGATGAAATCCGTCGAGGAGACTGGGTGCCAAGATCCGTTCACCGAAATCAACGCATGGTTGACAAGGTAATTGAAAAACTTGAGCAAGAATTAGGAAGAGAAGCTTCAGATATTGAAATTGCGGCCGAATTAAACTTACCGATTGAAGAATATCATCACATTCTCAATGATGTGGCGACAGGAAAAATCGTTGGCTTTGAAGATCTAGGCGTATCGCATGATGTGATCCGAGAAGATCAAGCGCCAGAAGATCATGCTTTTGACACTTTGTCAGAGCACAATTTCCAGAAGGCCTTAGTTCAAGGGATTAAACAATTACCAGAGCGAGATGCCTTGGTGTTATCGCTTTACTATGATGAAGCCCTTAACTTAAAAGAAATCGGACTTATTCTTGAAGTCAGTGAGTCAAGAGTAAGCCAGATTTTGAGCCAAGCTATGCTCAGACTTAAAGGTAAGCTGAGAGATTGGACAGAACAATAA
- a CDS encoding chemotaxis protein CheW → MTDSNNLAVSASNDDSVLQWVTFRLDNETYGINVMQVQEVLRYSEIAPVPGAPHYVLGIINLRGNVVTVIDTRARFGLASADIDDSSRIVIIEAEKQVIGILVDSVAEVVYLKSTEIDNAPNVGTEESAKFIQGVSNRDGELLILVDLDKLLSDDEWDEIAQL, encoded by the coding sequence ATGACAGATTCAAATAACCTAGCAGTATCAGCCAGCAATGATGATTCTGTTCTGCAATGGGTGACTTTTCGCTTAGATAACGAAACCTATGGCATCAATGTAATGCAAGTACAGGAAGTCTTGCGTTATAGCGAAATCGCTCCCGTACCTGGTGCGCCTCATTATGTACTGGGTATTATTAACTTACGTGGTAATGTCGTTACTGTTATTGATACTCGAGCTCGTTTTGGTTTAGCCTCAGCTGATATTGATGATTCTAGCCGTATTGTGATCATCGAAGCAGAAAAGCAGGTGATTGGTATCTTGGTTGATAGCGTTGCTGAAGTTGTGTACTTGAAAAGCACTGAAATCGATAATGCACCTAATGTTGGCACGGAAGAAAGCGCAAAATTCATCCAAGGGGTGAGCAACCGTGATGGTGAGTTGTTGATATTAGTTGATCTTGATAAGCTTCTCTCTGATGATGAATGGGATGAAATTGCTCAGTTATAA
- the cheY gene encoding chemotaxis response regulator CheY encodes MDKNMKILIVDDFSTMRRIIKNLLRDLGFNNTQEADDGTTALPMLQKGDFDFVVTDWNMPGMQGIDLLKAIRADEKLKSIPVLMVTAEAKREQIIAAAQAGVNGYVVKPFTAATLKEKLDKVFERLG; translated from the coding sequence TTGGACAAGAATATGAAAATCCTTATTGTTGATGACTTTTCAACGATGAGACGTATCATTAAAAACTTGTTGCGGGATTTGGGATTTAATAATACCCAAGAAGCCGATGACGGAACCACCGCACTGCCTATGCTACAAAAAGGTGACTTTGATTTTGTGGTTACCGATTGGAATATGCCTGGCATGCAAGGTATTGACTTGCTCAAGGCTATTCGAGCCGACGAAAAACTCAAATCTATCCCTGTACTTATGGTTACAGCTGAAGCTAAGCGAGAGCAAATCATTGCTGCAGCTCAAGCTGGCGTAAACGGTTATGTTGTGAAGCCATTCACAGCCGCCACCCTCAAAGAGAAGCTCGATAAAGTTTTTGAAAGACTGGGCTAA
- a CDS encoding MinD/ParA family protein, with protein MTQDQASGLRMMNQPNNEKVKVIAVSGGKGGVGKTSVSINTAVALAEKGKRVLILDADLGLANVDVMLGIRAEKNLSHVLTGESELDDVIVRGPKGIGIIPATSGSQNMVELTPAQHVGLIRAFSEMRTQFDVLIVDTAAGISDMVLSFARASQDVLIVVCDEPTSITDAYALIKILSREHGVFRFKIVANMVRSLREGMELFAKLSKVTDRFLDVALELVATVPYDDNVRKSVRKQKLVVEAFPKSPSTIAYHSLANKIISWPIPDQPGGHLEFFIERLVKRPDHKEENVSE; from the coding sequence ATGACCCAAGATCAAGCAAGCGGTTTACGTATGATGAATCAACCAAATAACGAAAAAGTGAAAGTTATTGCTGTAAGTGGTGGTAAAGGTGGTGTTGGTAAAACCAGCGTTTCCATTAATACAGCAGTCGCCCTTGCAGAAAAAGGCAAGCGTGTATTAATACTGGACGCCGATTTGGGTTTGGCCAACGTAGATGTCATGTTAGGTATCCGCGCTGAAAAGAATCTTTCTCATGTACTTACTGGTGAAAGTGAATTAGATGACGTCATCGTTCGTGGCCCTAAGGGAATAGGTATTATCCCTGCGACATCAGGCTCACAAAATATGGTTGAGCTTACTCCTGCTCAACACGTTGGATTGATTCGAGCGTTCAGTGAAATGAGAACGCAATTTGACGTATTAATTGTTGATACCGCTGCCGGTATCTCAGACATGGTATTGAGTTTTGCCAGAGCTTCTCAAGATGTACTCATCGTAGTATGTGACGAACCAACGTCCATTACCGATGCTTATGCACTTATCAAAATCCTCAGTCGTGAACATGGCGTATTCCGCTTCAAAATTGTAGCTAATATGGTTCGTAGCCTGAGAGAAGGTATGGAATTGTTTGCCAAACTCAGTAAAGTGACCGATCGTTTCTTAGATGTCGCTTTGGAGCTTGTAGCTACAGTGCCTTATGACGACAATGTTCGTAAATCAGTGCGGAAACAAAAGTTGGTTGTTGAAGCTTTCCCTAAATCGCCATCAACCATTGCTTATCACAGTCTAGCCAATAAGATCATTAGCTGGCCTATACCTGATCAGCCGGGTGGGCACTTAGAGTTCTTCATTGAACGCTTAGTTAAAAGGCCAGATCATAAAGAGGAAAATGTGAGTGAATAA